The genomic region cttccatgtataaacccaaaaaataaagaataaaaagccTCCTAAATAAAGCTTGGGCCAAACAATGCTTATAGTAAGtgggcattttatcaaaaaagGTATTGGGCTTCTAACTTAAACCGTTGATGTGCTTTTGCTTAGGGCTTGACTTTAAGATTGGTATAAATTAGTGGGCATCTAACATTAACTATTGATGGGCTTTTGGTTAGGTGTTAGAGGCAAGTGCGTTTCGGTTCAAAGTTTTGTTTGGTATTAATTTGTATGGGCTAGGAGGTAATTTACAAACTGAAATGGGTTTTGGCGATGAATTGGTCCAGTCATGGGGCTTGGTTTTAATAATGGCTTTGATATTGTGCAATGTTAGTGTGAATCTGTTTTTTGTGTGTTGCGGCGTTGGGCACAAGcgtttttattcttcttttttttttttttttttaagataatttcaatttatattatttgttcattatgatagttctttattcAAATTAGTTGCAAATTCAGCGTATAATTACTTTATAAGaatatagtataaaatttgaaggCAGGGACATAGCTAACTTTGGACTAGTAGGGGTAATggccccccaaatttttttaaaaaaaaaatattattatatatatattttgagaaaaatattattatatatatgtgtactaattttagcaatttttttctataaaattacattttttctttaaacaatatcattgattcttttaagagtaatgctatactcacaaacttttttacaacatttttacaaattgtttttgtagcaaattcttattggtttgcaCATAGATCCACCACTTACATAATCACttattacatcaataatttataaaaaagtttgtagcgctagtattttcttcattttagtgactataaaaaaaatttataaatctaaaatctaaaacaaaatataaaatcccaaaaaagaaaaaagctcaacaacaaaaattactaatagtaaaactttaaaaaaaaaattaagctcaattaaccaaatttatttaaaataaacaatcctgtgatttaaaaaattaaaaacaaaaataattttcttcttactgaaaaaaaaaatcttagcagCTAAGTAGTAGCAAAGTCAaaggtttaaactttaaactgtTGTATACAACCAATAATAAAGCCGCTCCCCTTAACTCAAAGCTCTAGCTCCGTCCCTGTTTGAATGGTATATAGTGcatgtattattttaaagttttttctatttttataagtgTCTGTGaaaaatgtataataaaaatatttaaattatatgattataatttttttaatatataaatggAGAAgaagttataacttataaatgagttttttcattttatttaaatataccACAATTGGTTGACTAATTTGACATTTCcaagaatattaaaaagaaatgtaCACCTCAATTTCATGGAACACATGTATCATGTTACATtaactttaaataattataCAAGTTTAAATTTGctgcattttctttctttccaaatataagtataatgcctatattattgaaacttgaattttaaggtaatctatttatcatttttattggttttttttaaggCCCATATCTTAATTTATAATGCCTATTTTATTTGGACTTTTTAGCACTAAACTAAAGAGTTTgacaaaaatagaataaaatttttattttttttcaacccaataattaaggggaaaaaagaagaagagttttttagtccaaaactaaaaaaggcaatctacccaaaaaaaaaaaaaaaaatcaatttaagccaaataaatccaaaatggaccgaatggaccaaagtggacgaAAATGGACTAAAGTGGATCAAATGAACCGAATGGATCAAATGGACTGAAGTAGAAGGACTGGGCTAAAGTGAACTAAGTCTAAATGGACTATAGTGGACTAAAATGGACTGAAGTAAACAGAAGGGACCGAATGGTCTAAAGTGAATTGAATTAGACCAAAATGAACCAAATAGACAGAAATAGATCGAATTGACCAAAGCGGACTAAAATTGTGGCTCAAAAGGAggataaaaacaataaaaaatattacgctttagtttttagatattatttatatttgtaaaaattatatataataaaaattttactaactacaatattactaaaatataattAGGAATATTTGTATTATGTTatttgtaggggtattgggcccagtaatttataatggacggcccaacaaggtcttttgggctagaaacccaaatccgaaaacatcaaaatgatcgtggagtgtttaagtgtcccataccgtccgaggagtagatttgtcctcggaatgttaagccgaggatgcacagtatacgtggaggacagcagaaagagcggtggaatgtctaaagtaaagctgctaccaccgcccatatattaaagaccctgtaattgatacgctgacaatagagatggaaggatgggacctgagcatagagcttggaacttggtcccaagtcccagcgggctttagggaagaatggatgggacaagtatccaaaaaatgagggtcgcggccataaagtggaagatgatgaagagaagaggaggggtataaataggagggaaggcatacgaagaagggggGAGGCCttctgagaaagaaaaagtgtatgataaacattatttgtatccacacttgagaaatactattagaaactgtcctcggaaacagtccgaggaggaattctcaatattactctttgcaaacgattctttgttttgttccattgggcccaaagcccgttctttttgtgattgtcgaaagccatccttaaaatctaaattagaaacccatcctctacaaattcattgtgaagaaaggcctttcaagcccattttcctcctagtcgtggtttgggaatttgaattgtgtccttacattattgatttgaaACTAACAATcatattattttgtaaattttttagtttgtaAAAGATATGATTTAAATgttctttttactattaaaaaaatgaaaacattcataagatgcattattttaaagatcttattgtttgattaatattaattaaaaaaaacttaaatgacCTTTTTTCTATAATAAAGTTTAAATGACTTCATGTATTAAtggatttggaaaaaaataattaaattaactcatttaattgtttaataatagattctacaattgaaaTGAATTGAATGGACATCGAAACACTACGTTGAGATGGATCAACCAAAGTGTAATAAATATTGCTTTtcaattttagttattatatagaTAGGTCAATATTTGCAGGGAAGGAAAAAGAATTCAGTGTTACATGTTTGTTGCTTGATCAAAGAAGATGAAAGTAATTTTTGTGTTGCTTGTTCTTATTGTCTACTTCCActttgttgcttcttttctatctttattcCGTTTTACTAGACCTTCTTCAATCTTTGTATACCTCCTCTACTGCTctatgttattttttgttgttgttgttgtggttggcTTCATAGAACCAGTGATGTGTGTGgggtttcttttgaattttttgggattttctAAGTCCATAATGAGGCAgttatggtggtggtggtctTATGTATGAGTGGTTTTAATGTTCTTAAATGgaagtgttttttctttttctttttctttttttcttattttttcttattttttttgtgtatgaGTTTGTCTGGgctttttttggtttcttgggTTGATGAAAAGGAAGATGATGAAGGAAGCAGAGCAATGCTTTGGTTGTTCAGAGAGAACATTGTTCCCTCTGTGACATGTGgaatatattttgttgtatatataggcaTATCCATgaataggttgtaataatgatgtttgagtttgaagAATGTtgtttcataaagtgaaaattcaagttatAGAATTTTCTAAGTGATTGTGCTGATGTTCATGCTCTGATTGACCACCTTTGTAGTCCTTTGGATTAGCTTTATAGTGCTACTTGTTTTGCCTCAATCCGTTATTTTGGCCAAAAGTTACATGCAAAACAATTAAAGCCTGCATTCGTTGAAATCTGAACCCTAATTTGAATTGGCTTGAATGTGATTTTTCGTTGTTTACATGTTCCCTTTGGCCTTAATTGAATTGAGTGAATATACATTAACAGTGACAACAAGGCTACAATCCACATAGCTGCTAATTTTGTCTTCCATGAGCATACAAAAGACATAGAATTGGATTGCTACCAAAAACACAGGAAAGTGCATACCAGACGCACGcaccactacaaaaaacggggtctatagccgcgtttcaaaaacgcggctatggacaccgaaaacgcggctatagacctgaagccgcgttttctatGGTCGCGTTTACAACCccggcctaagcggcgcagcaacagaccctgtgggtctgtagccgcgtttttaaaaacgcggctacaaaccagacctgaagccgcgttttttgaACCACAGCTATAGGcttcaggtctatagccgcgtttttaaaaacgcggctatagtcagcgacctatagccgcgtttttaaaaaacgcaaCTACAAACCTGCTTTGAGCTGCGTTTAAACCGCGgttataggtttttttaaaaacaaaaaaaaaatttactggggttttttttccccaaaaaattcaaaaattcagcttttttttaaaacaaaaaaaattttctgggtttttttttccccaaaaaattcaaaatcaaacacaaaaccaaaaagtttaaaatcaaacacacccagaaaattcaaaatcaaacacaatatacTAACAGTACAAATGCAACGTTctccaaaatataacaatacaaaccatgaatctcctctcattcaacaaaaccaacccaaatttaacactaaatccattcaaagaacacaaaagctCAAGAATACAGAcctatttaaacataagcacaatatcagcaacacaatagcaaaaataacttctagcaaaagtataatacccataaaaaaaaattagagaatttttacctcaaatagtaGAGATGAGTGAGCCTTTAGCTTTTCTTATGAAGTTTTCCAGTGACCCTTGcttgaaaaatgaagtatatGGTGGTGTGGAGTGTACCGGTGTGTGCGTtgtattgaaagaaaaaaagaaggaatgagagaaaaaaagatggaaagagagaaaaaaagaaaagaagaagcagcagtaaagaaatgaagaaaaaaaaaaagagctgtgTTGAagtgaataaagaaaaaaaaaaaaaaaaaaaaaaaaaaaaaagagagaagaaaggagAGCTGGGCGTGACttgcagagaagaaagaaagaaagaacccaAGAAATTTCTGGGTTCTGGGTAGGTGGGAAAGAAtgaccaaagaaagaaagaaagaaaagataaaagtgGGGGTAGGTGGGAAAGTGGGGTTCCGGgtttttttattggtgttacctatagccgcgtttttcaaaaatgcggctatagcccctcccttatattaaaaaaataatttatttggatGCACGTACAGctcatccttttaaaaaatatatatattatttcactggacctatagccgcgtttttgaaaacgcggctatagcccctcccttataaaaaaaatataatttattcggatgcacaggtcatccttttaaaaaaaaatatatatatatatatatatatatatatatatatatatatatatattatttgactggacctatagccgcgtttttgaaaacgcggctatagccccacccttatataaaaaaaataatttattcggATACACGGgtcatcatttttaaaaaatatatatggacctatagccgcgtttttgaaaacgcggctatagcccccgtattaaaaaaaattatttggataCACAGGTCATCTTTTTAAAATACGCGTAATATttgactggacctatagccgcgtttttgtgaaacgcggctataaccctcccttataaaaaaattcttctacTGTACTagcattctttaaaaaaaatatttttgtctggacctatagccgcgtttttataaacgcggctatagtccaGATGTAAAACGCAGCTCAAGGCCCTAgaaacgcggctttagacctAACCTATGGCCACGTTTaacaaaacgcagctataggttggGTCTGAAGCCGCATTTCTAGGAAACGAGGCTATaggtttggtctatagccgcttttcttttaaatgcggctataggtcaggtatagccacgtttttttttgtagtgcacCCATACTGCCTACAAATTTATTTACAAGGGCACTTTGTCAAACACAAGCTGACTTTCTACTTGGAAAGTTAGGTGTTATAAAACATACTATTAAGAAAATATCCTACTCAAGTTTCACATAAAATCAAGTTGCACAACCAGATTTAGCATGTTCTTGCAATGGTCAAATGAGTAGCTCGAAACCTCAGCTAAGAGAAGCGGGGCTGAAAATggcttcaatttctttttccaaaaaaatttcttgatgaTAAGCAGAATCAAAGTTAACCCTTTTCAATGTTACATGTGTTAAATTATGGTTTTTCACATAacatttatgttggctttattccatgacatcAAAGTTAACCCTTTTCAACGTTACACATGTTAAGTTATGGTTTTTCACATAacatttatgttggctttattccatgacaaaaaaatttgtaattttattaatttaattccttgtattttgtggaatttaattgtaatgggtttagtattaagttagtGAAGATTGCTCAAAACAGTTGTTCTCGTGACTTAGCTCGTGACTAGCTTGGGACTTAATACCTGCGAAAGACCATATGAAGAGCACATGTAGAAGTTCAAGAGTTAGTGCATCTCAGGACTTGGCCAACCCACGAGATGACCTAACAATGATTTTGCCAAAATAAACCAATGAAGCTTGGTGGTGGAATCGGACGGTAATGCGGGATTCGGGAAATTAGTGAAGACAAGATTTCGAGAAGTCTGTTGGTAGCTAGAGCTCGGAGGCTCAAGTACTTTAGGCAGATTAAGCTTGGATGGTCTTTTTAGTATCCTTGTATTCCAACTTATCCATTAGTGGATCATTTTCGCTTTGAGGGCCGCGGAAAGGTTTTTGtaccgagttcttcggttttctcCTTTGATAACACATTGTCATGTTATCTTGGGTTTGCTATACTTTTACCCACTGTCTTTTCCATTTTAGCCACTTTAGCATTGAACTTATTTGTTCATCAATGCAATTGTTGAATGAGTTGATTGATTAATTTGCTAATCACATATGTTCCACattaagaatgtgtttggattcaactGAAAAGGgggctgcgttttgcgttttgcgtttcaagccttttttttttttttccagccgcagatgttgaccaagtcttccgtgaacagtgcattcgtgcactgttcacggacccacaaatttcacttttcagccactttttcattaaaaatgagtcccgcggtactattcacacattttaaaattattttgctacagtattttcagttttcagttttcaacaataagttctatccaaacagaccctaagtgtGTTAAGCATAGAATTAATCAAGTTGTAATTAAAATTAGGGATCTAAACAAGTTATTGTGATTTACACTATTGAGCTTTCAACATGGGtatacaaaaattttgtttgtcaAAAGAATCAAAGAAGTACTTTGTGCAGAACTAAAATTAGAAAAGCTTGCTTGCAAATTCATCAATTGAAGTTCCCTCTCTTCGAGAATAAGCAGATTTTCGTGCAAGTTCTTTTAGCTGTGACAAGCTTCTTCCAAACTTCAAAGCCACCTTCATTTCAAACAACTCCCCGTTCTCTCTATATTCCACATCTCTTTCTTCAAGTGTGCCTTCAATTGATTCTTCCAATTGGCGAAAGAAGCCAGCAGAGTTTCTATACATCTCAAACACCATTCCAACTTGCCCACCATGCTCAAAAGCATTAACAGCACTTCCTAATGCCCCAGCAGCCACTGCTACTATCGCTGCCCATGAtccattacccacaaaagtggAACCGATGGCAGCAACGCCAGTGAGTAATGGGCCTGAGATAGCCAAAATCTTGTTGATCTTCAACACCAAGTTGCCTAGCCTTACATAGTCTTCGATGTCTTTTCTCTTCACCACTTCAATAATATCTCTCATTTCAACTTCCAGCTCCTCACTCCAACCATTCTTCGCCATCTTATGAAATTTACCTTCTTGTGCTTTGGTTTTGTTCTGGGATTGTTTTGAAGGCCACCAAACAGCAGGTTCAAATTTTGAAGGAAACTTGTCAAGCATTGCTCCTAGCAAGGGAAGTGGGAAGGCTTTATCAAGAGCCAAGACCTTTTCCATCACGATTTTCACATCCTCCTGAGTTGGATTGCCAAGAGTGAGGATAGTTTGGATTTGGCTTTGGAGTTGCTTAAACAATCTTGTTGCATTACGTTGTTCCTCAGCAAGTTGTGAGGGCTGAATTTTGTTCATTATAAGCAACAATCCTGTGGCTGCAGAGTACAATAGGGCGGACGATAATTTCAAAGCCAATAGAGGCATTCCAGCGCCTCCAATTGCTCCAACACCAGTTAAGGTTGTAGCAGTTAGAGTTAT from Castanea sativa cultivar Marrone di Chiusa Pesio chromosome 11, ASM4071231v1 harbors:
- the LOC142617972 gene encoding putative F-box protein At4g22030 — encoded protein: MTSLQASPIILSSSSNKISAAIHLPKHPRAPLSVPKMPTRNLVEEVNKRAGFTNTIPMTKPIDVESYNSTSIANTQLYALLEAVADRVEMHNNIGKQRDNWNTLLLNSVNMITLTATTLTGVGAIGGAGMPLLALKLSSALLYSAATGLLLIMNKIQPSQLAEEQRNATRLFKQLQSQIQTILTLGNPTQEDVKIVMEKVLALDKAFPLPLLGAMLDKFPSKFEPAVWWPSKQSQNKTKAQEGKFHKMAKNGWSEELEVEMRDIIEVVKRKDIEDYVRLGNLVLKINKILAISGPLLTGVAAIGSTFVGNGSWAAIVAVAAGALGSAVNAFEHGGQVGMVFEMYRNSAGFFRQLEESIEGTLEERDVEYRENGELFEMKVALKFGRSLSQLKELARKSAYSRREGTSIDEFASKLF